A single region of the Vanessa atalanta chromosome Z, ilVanAtal1.2, whole genome shotgun sequence genome encodes:
- the LOC125076307 gene encoding uncharacterized protein LOC125076307, with translation MGMKVMIFAGVTTLIQAVVQVIFSSVSVAQYYCLVDFLRELPILIYIRILYYHNPSQCGIRINIGNAIDGIADQAFILMTREPLTVTRTFIINCVSLGLGVLWLLTSAIIMTGGLKNDYSKPIRWPWIMVSVCICALDVVATVIFANDSFYTKTLADIMDYVDGSANGTGNVQLDTSLTAWIMVLLYSRFGVFFFINLLLIILVAVNKSQAVKTDIAAVEAPTSMLPVVPEPTIPVATQDAEVQSSPVASVNVPVQDTVEISSLSEPIVTETMQREPRHALSDITEVSTDLSSTKEHVGSNIRNDYAKIPRADFSQAFRKMKKLLFYKSSPPPRRVSLTNSLDISPDKSPRIHHEEDDKKRTVNFPDNLLSLPQRLENMIAEQQMRLDCAVINMIGQNSPPRTTQSLPQLNVTNQPATPVFNRERGTAAELQGQLPWAYIPASAHRMRDQLPPDEDLPPVPLPDYTAISSFRKASVHRAASSLSSLTQKRNYFMSQNKKS, from the exons atggGAATGAAAGTAATGATTTTTGCTGGTGTCACAACCCTG ATTCAAGCGGTGGTTCAAGTGATCTTCAGTTCCGTGTCGGTCGCGCAGTATTACTGCTTGGTAGATTTTCTACGAGAGCTACCGATCTTAATTTACATTAGAATATTGTATTACCATA ATCCGAGTCAATGTGGCATTCGCATCAACATAGGAAATGCTATAGACGGCATAGCTGACCAAGCATTTATATTAATGACTAGAGAGCCACTAACTGTAACtcgaacatttattataaattgtgttaGTTTGGGCTTAGGCGTTCTTTGGCTTCTTACCAGTGCGATCATTATGA CTGGTGGATTAAAGAATGATTACTCGAAGCCAATACGATGGCCTTGGATCATGGTGTCAGTTTGTATATGCGCTCTAGATGTCGTCGCAACTGTTATATTTGCCAATGACTCGTTTTATACAAAG ACACTCGCAGATATTATGGACTACGTGGATGGGAGCGCCAACGGCACAGGCAATGTTCAGCTGGATACATCCCTCACGGCATGGATCATGGTCTTACTCTACTCGCGCTTCGGTGtcttttttttcatcaatctTCTCCTTATTATTTTAGTGGCAGTAAATAAATCCCAAGCCGTCAAAACAGATATCGCTGCt GTTGAAGCACCAACTTCTATGCTTCCTGTGGTACCAGAACCTACAATACCCGTTGCTACTCAAGATGCAGAAGTACAAAGCTCTCCTGTGGCTTCAGTAAATGTACCAGTTCAAGATACGGTAGAAATAAGTTCTTTATCTGAACCGATTGTAACAGAAACGATGCAACGAGAACCAAGACACGCACTCTCAGATATAACTGAAGTTTCAACAGATTTGAGTAGTACGAAGGAACACGTAGGGTCCAATATCCGTAACGACTACGCAAAAATACCACGTGCTGACTTCAGTCAGGCATttcgaaaaatgaaaaaattgctCTTCTATAAAAGTTCTCCTCCTCCGAGACGAGTTTCCTTAACTAATTCTTTGGATATTTCTCCAGATAA ATCGCCGCGAATACACCACGAGGAAGATGATAAAAAACGTACTGTGAATTTTCCCGATAATCTACTATCATTGCCACAGCGTTTAGAAAATATGATAGCCGAGCAGCAAATGCGCCTGGACTGTGCAGTAATAAATATGATTGGCCAAAACTCGCCTCCTCGAACTACACAATCTTTGCCTCAATTGAATGTAACCAACCAGCCCGCTACGCCTGTTTTCAATCGCGA ACGCGGCACTGCTGCCGAGCTTCAGGGACAACTGCCTTGGGCTTACATCCCAGCTTCCGCACATCGCATGCGAGACCAGCTACCCCCAGATGAGGATTTACCACCAGTTCCACTTCCCGACTATACTGCGATATCTTCTTTCAGAAAAGCTT CGGTCCATCGCGCAGCATCTAGTTTGAGCTCTTTGACGCAGAAGAGGAATTATTTTATGTCACAAAACAAAAAGAGTTAG
- the LOC125076175 gene encoding uncharacterized protein LOC125076175 produces MYIGNSYFVHKAIMMVLRVYLIVLSCLTVVLCTEHKDFQTNITSPKDMYVVRATVYQVGILTNQTNETSDSNTGHQEAITFYHKNGSNIDLNAIHDPLLTNVTAEKMVGVAPIINNTVPWAALRQLVSGKSNPPINEHTNVEKMKRDVSERPVEIIKGAAVIPSEAGVQSIALPPLVTLNKNLSKIPVPIPNMSVVSYAKVNTVFHST; encoded by the exons ATGTACATTGGTAACTCATACTTTGTACATAAAGCGATCATGATGGTTCTTCgt gtgTATTTGATTGTATTGTCGTGTTTGACTGTTGTTCTTTGTACTGAACACAAGGATTTTCAAACGAATATAACATCACCTAAAgatat GTACGTCGTGCGTGCAACAGTGTACCAAGTTGGAATACTTACGAACCAGACTAATGAAACTTCTGATTCAAATAC tgGTCATCAGGAGGCGATCacgttttatcataaaaatggaTCTAATATAGATTTGAATGCGATTCACGACCCTTTACTAACAAATGTAACGGCAGAGAAAATGGTTGGTGTTGCACCTATTATCAATAATACTGTACCGTGGGCAGCACTCAGACAATTGGTTTCAG GAAAATCTAACCCTCCTATTAATGAACAtacaaatgttgaaaaaatgAAAAGGGACGTTTCGGAAAGGCCAGTTGAAATTATAAAGGGCGCAGCTGTCATCCCCTCCGAGGCGGGCGTGCAATCTATCGCATTGCCTCCCCTTGTAACCCTCAATAAAAACCTATCTAAAATACCAGTTCCAATTCCGAATATGTCAGTTGTAAGTTATGCTAAAGTGAACACCGTATTTCATTCTACCTAA
- the LOC125076174 gene encoding uncharacterized protein LOC125076174 yields the protein MSSPKLNERCPSSLSNGKKHLSTESKEDSLDNSIRESIKSERAGTKSEEDCRRRTIIVEKKNGSYGFTLQSYGIHYKKEQEIEVITYVDHVELDGPAAAAGMREGDVILSINGTDVERADHTTIVTAINGCDSRMRIVVIFEDCVRKVELHLKYINIQRTLQSKMRELEQLSVRERHVFDSNWKTHSLPSQKKKSSPSDIISDSEENNVNDNINSAYCRPTLSSENVTIAKPPQPNVFMYQYLDPRYGACIIQPNLHTGGFVITVGSPRNRRDCHHYVVKTSSECHRVSEAYKPANGKHTKTHRNSHSHGCAPCMPAYNNQDANSLEAYDLASPCCDPHCVPNSRKKVRRKKESSKEHKRKEKYHQVDKSTQKPDACPHTHSKKVCSSGQCSNRYRYLTTESTQTSQCSLQSYATSNNTVPCDNSASSYSTSLSSDTLFWDNDRSEAKSSPKIQYQSSHQHVKPKSWDNLATKAIGGYGFGYGYLDTTVKHTNRSKSHGRSHSGRSGQTHHEYQHHNQEKHTHRQNGTPHHYVYGRSQSHCPPTKSTESLIVVPKYQLESSGSESRLACDCGDSVEYYRRMGPTKSPVESHTNYYSQRFIYPAHSYKKKDPNVSSEITRL from the exons ATGAGCTCGCCTAAGCTTAATGAGCGATGCCCGAGCAGTTTGAGCAATGGCAAGAAACATCTTAGCACCGAATCTAAGGAAGACTCGCTCGACAACTCT ATTCGAGAATCGATTAAATCGGAAAGAGCTGGAACAAAATCAGAGGAAGATTGTAGGCGTCGTACTATCATTGTCGAAAAGAAAAATGGAAGCTACGGCTTTACGTTGCAGAGTTACGGCATTCATTACAAAAAG GAACAGGAGATAGAAGTTATAACTTACGTGGACCATGTAGAGCTAGATGGACCGGCGGCTGCAGCAGGAATGCGCGAGGGTGATGTCATTCTTTCTATTAACGGCACAGACGTAGAACGCGCAGATCATACAACCATAGTCACTGCCATCAATGGTTGTGACTCTCGCATGCGAATCGTTGTTATTTTTGAAGATTGTGTACGCAAAGTGGAACTTCATctgaaatatattaacattcagCGTACTTTACAATCAAAAATGAGAGAACTTGAGCAACTCAGCGTCCGTGAGAGACATGTTTTTGACTCTAATTGGAAAACGCACAGCTTGCCTTCTCAGAAGAAAAAGTCTTCTCCGTCGGACATCATCTCAGATTCCGAAGAAAATAATGTCAATGACAATATTAATAGTGCTTATTGCCGGCCTACTCTATCTAGTGAGAACGTAACTATTGCTAAGCCTCCTCAACCAAACGTGTTCATGTACCAATATTTGGACCCACGATATGGTGCGTGTATTATACAACCAAATTTACATACAGGTGGTTTCGTCATAACCGTAGGTTCGCCAAGAAATAGGCGTGATTGCCACCATTACGTAGTTAAGACATCAAGTGAATGTCATCGTGTTTCTGAAGCTTACAAACCAGCGAATGGAAAACATACGAAGACACACAGAAATAGTCACAGTCACGGCTGTGCACCTTGCATGCCCGCATACAATAATCAGGATGCAAATAGTCTTGAAGCCTACGACCTTGCTAGCCCTTGTTGTGATCCTCACTGCGTACCTAATTCTAGAAAGAAAGTGCGCCGTAAGAAGGAATCTTCTAAAGAgcataaaagaaaagaaaaatatcatcaaGTCGATAAATCTACACAGAAACCCGATGCTTGCCCTCACACTCACTCTAAGAAAGTTTGTAGCTCAGGTCAATGTTCCAATAGGTATCGTTACCTTACTACGGAATCAACACAAACCAGTCAGTGCAGCTTACAGTCATACGCGACGAGCAATAACACCGTACCATGTGATAATTCAGCCTCAAGTTATAGCACTTCACTCAGCAGTGATACTCTCTTCTGGGACAACGACCGTTCTGAAGCAAAATCCTCGCCGAAAATTCAGTACCAGAGCTCTCACCAACATGTTAAACCAAAGTCGTGGGATAATTTAGCAACAAAAGCTATAGGCGGATATGGCTTTGGTTATGGTTATTTAGACACAACAGTCAAACATACGAATAGATCTAAAAGTCATGGTCGCAGCCACAGCGGTCGCAGTGGGCAAACTCATCATGAGTACCAGCACCACAATCAAGAGAAACACACACACAGGCAAAACGGAACGCCCCATCATTACGTTTATGGAAGAAGCCAAAGTCATTGCCCTCCAACTAAGTCTACGGAAAGTTTGATTGTGGTACCTAAATACCAATTAGAAAGCAGTGGATCTGAAAGTAGATTAGCTTGCGACTGTGGTGACTCGGTAGAATATTATCGTCGTATGGGACCTACAAAAAGCCCTGTCGAATCTCACACAAACTATTACTCACAGCGTTTCATTTACCCCGCTcattcttacaaaaaaaaagatccaAACGTTAGTTCAGAAATAACTAGATTGTAA